The Synechococcus sp. MW101C3 genome includes a window with the following:
- a CDS encoding rhodanese-like domain-containing protein: MALVTAVAGLWLHRSDEGSDRGTSSSADQELAAEVQRRYNEMKLQQFPGQPEISVGEWVTRPNDRPAVLVDVREPHERRVSMLPGAISSEEFERNSARYRSWLVVPYCTIGVRSGHYTRTLRERGFEARNLAGSALAWAHAGLPFEADGKATRRVHVYDAGWNLLPRGYEPVVYGFLVLPGDVRRPGLPKEMTR, encoded by the coding sequence GTGGCTCTGGTCACCGCTGTGGCGGGCTTGTGGCTGCATCGCTCGGATGAAGGCAGTGACAGAGGCACCTCCAGCTCCGCCGATCAGGAGCTGGCGGCCGAAGTGCAGCGCCGTTATAACGAGATGAAGCTGCAGCAGTTTCCCGGCCAGCCGGAGATCTCCGTGGGCGAATGGGTGACCCGCCCGAACGACCGGCCTGCGGTGCTGGTGGATGTGCGCGAACCGCACGAACGGCGCGTGTCGATGTTGCCGGGGGCGATCAGCAGCGAAGAGTTCGAGCGCAACAGCGCCCGCTATCGTTCCTGGCTCGTAGTGCCGTATTGCACCATCGGCGTGCGCAGCGGCCATTACACCAGAACGCTCAGAGAGCGAGGGTTCGAGGCCCGCAACCTGGCTGGCAGTGCGCTGGCCTGGGCCCATGCGGGCCTGCCGTTCGAGGCCGATGGCAAGGCCACCCGCAGGGTGCATGTGTATGACGCTGGCTGGAATTTGCTGCCGCGAGGATATGAGCCCGTCGTCTACGGATTCCTAGTACTGCCGGGCGATGTTAGGCGTCCTGGTCTACCTAAAGAGATGACTCGCTGA
- a CDS encoding NAD(P)H-hydrate epimerase: MSCWPARDAAHLLVESAPMAALEERLFASGLPVEALMEKAALAISRALLARPELLRDGVLVLAGPGHNGGDALVVARELYLAGVAVRIWSPFERHKPLTEAHLRHAAWLGIERLAAPPDPAATELWVDGLFGIGQHRPPEPRIATLLEQRQRLMGGRLVAIDVPTGLCADSGRPLGPVAACAAITYCLGLLKQGLVQDTALAWVGQLERLDLGLPAALLADLPADQPLALLGSDRATAPWPQRPQAAGKYARGRVLVVSGSAAYPGAGQLSLLGASASGCGSLRAALPRALAEQIWLVQPHVVISAALEERVGGGLALAGLANPGLLERLDTVLVGPGIGGDHWGDSGAGGEACLRMEHGSAATAGGEEKGWEALGRFPGLVVLDADGLNRLAAGAAGAPEEWLRGRAGTTWLTPHQGEFARLFPDLAGETPLRAAATAAQRCGVSLALKGARTVVAAADGRRWQVLQAATAAARAGLGDVLAGYAAGRGACAAAGDGVLLAAAVLEHAEAGLTCARQRGAGQTTPQEVAATLGSAA; the protein is encoded by the coding sequence ATGAGCTGTTGGCCCGCCCGTGACGCCGCCCACCTGCTGGTGGAATCCGCGCCGATGGCGGCGTTGGAGGAACGCCTGTTCGCCAGCGGGCTGCCGGTGGAGGCGTTGATGGAGAAAGCCGCCCTGGCGATCAGCCGGGCGCTGCTGGCGCGGCCCGAGCTGCTGCGGGATGGCGTGCTCGTGCTGGCAGGGCCGGGCCACAACGGCGGCGATGCGCTGGTGGTGGCACGGGAGCTGTACCTGGCCGGTGTCGCCGTGCGGATCTGGAGCCCGTTTGAGCGCCACAAACCCCTTACCGAAGCCCATCTGCGCCATGCGGCCTGGCTGGGCATCGAACGCCTCGCGGCGCCACCCGATCCGGCGGCGACCGAGCTGTGGGTCGACGGCCTGTTCGGCATCGGCCAGCACCGGCCGCCGGAGCCCCGCATCGCCACCTTGCTGGAGCAGCGCCAGCGGCTGATGGGCGGTCGGCTGGTGGCGATCGATGTGCCCACCGGCCTCTGCGCCGACAGCGGCCGGCCCCTGGGCCCGGTGGCCGCCTGCGCCGCCATCACGTACTGCCTGGGCTTGCTCAAGCAGGGGCTGGTGCAGGACACGGCCCTGGCCTGGGTGGGCCAGCTGGAGCGCCTCGATCTCGGCCTGCCGGCGGCACTGCTGGCGGACCTGCCCGCCGATCAACCACTGGCACTGCTCGGCAGCGACCGGGCCACCGCTCCCTGGCCCCAGCGGCCCCAGGCGGCCGGCAAGTACGCCCGAGGGCGCGTGCTGGTGGTGAGCGGCAGCGCCGCCTACCCCGGAGCAGGCCAGCTCAGCCTGCTGGGGGCCAGTGCCAGCGGCTGCGGCAGCCTGCGGGCAGCCCTGCCCCGCGCCCTGGCGGAGCAGATCTGGCTGGTGCAGCCCCACGTCGTGATCAGCGCCGCACTTGAGGAGCGGGTCGGCGGCGGGCTGGCATTGGCGGGTCTGGCGAATCCCGGGCTGCTGGAGCGGCTGGACACTGTGCTGGTGGGGCCCGGCATCGGAGGCGATCACTGGGGCGACAGCGGGGCTGGTGGCGAAGCGTGCCTGAGGATGGAGCACGGCTCTGCTGCAACGGCGGGCGGCGAGGAGAAGGGCTGGGAGGCGCTGGGTCGCTTTCCCGGGCTGGTGGTGCTCGACGCCGACGGGCTCAACCGCCTGGCGGCCGGCGCCGCCGGTGCGCCAGAGGAGTGGCTGCGGGGCCGGGCCGGAACCACCTGGCTCACGCCCCACCAGGGCGAGTTCGCCCGGCTGTTCCCCGACCTGGCCGGTGAAACGCCGCTGCGGGCCGCCGCCACCGCCGCACAGCGGTGCGGTGTGAGCCTGGCCCTCAAGGGGGCCCGCACCGTGGTGGCCGCTGCCGATGGGCGGCGCTGGCAAGTGCTCCAGGCGGCCACCGCCGCCGCCCGGGCCGGCCTGGGGGATGTGCTGGCGGGGTACGCCGCCGGGCGAGGCGCATGCGCCGCCGCCGGGGACGGGGTGCTGTTGGCAGCGGCGGTGCTGGAGCATGCCGAGGCGGGCCTGACCTGTGCCCGGCAGCGAGGGGCAGGGCAGACCACGCCCCAGGAAGTGGCCGCCACCTTGGGATCTGCCGCTTGA
- the mnmA gene encoding tRNA 2-thiouridine(34) synthase MnmA, translating into MRGWPGEHRVAVGLSGGVDSSLTAALLVEAGWQVEGLTLWLMSGKGACCAEGLVDAAGICEQLAIPHHVVDSRARFEEQIVGFLVEGYAAGVTPLPCSRCNREVKFSPMLEWAERERGIARIATGHYARLRHAPEPSGRTQLLRGLDARKDQSYFLYDLPQQVLSRLVFPLGELTKADTRLEAERYGLRTARKPESQDLCLADHHGSMKAFLDAYLPPRQGEIVLSDGRVLGQHDGIEHFTIGQRKGLGVAWSEPLHVVRLDAAMNRVVVAPRAEAGRGGCVVGAINWVSIDPPQAPLDLEVQVRYRSAPVAARLTPLAAIAADTAAGRPSRARLEFAEEQFSITPGQAAVFYAGEVLLGGGLIAAEDHQ; encoded by the coding sequence CTGCGCGGCTGGCCCGGGGAACATCGGGTGGCCGTGGGGCTCTCCGGTGGTGTCGACAGCTCCCTCACCGCGGCGCTGCTTGTGGAGGCCGGCTGGCAGGTGGAGGGGCTCACCCTCTGGTTGATGAGCGGCAAGGGAGCCTGCTGTGCCGAAGGGCTGGTGGACGCGGCCGGGATCTGCGAACAGCTGGCGATTCCGCATCACGTGGTGGATTCGCGCGCCCGCTTTGAGGAGCAGATCGTCGGGTTTCTGGTGGAGGGCTATGCCGCTGGGGTCACGCCCCTGCCCTGCTCCCGCTGCAACCGCGAGGTGAAGTTCTCGCCGATGCTGGAGTGGGCGGAGCGCGAACGCGGCATTGCCCGGATCGCCACCGGCCACTACGCCCGCCTGCGGCACGCTCCCGAACCGAGCGGCCGTACCCAGCTGCTGCGCGGCCTGGATGCGCGCAAGGATCAGAGCTACTTTCTCTACGACCTGCCCCAGCAGGTGCTCAGCCGGCTGGTGTTCCCGCTCGGGGAGCTCACCAAGGCGGACACGCGGCTGGAGGCGGAGCGGTACGGGCTGCGCACGGCCAGGAAGCCTGAATCCCAGGACCTCTGCCTTGCCGATCACCATGGCTCGATGAAGGCGTTTCTGGATGCCTATCTGCCGCCGCGCCAAGGAGAGATTGTGCTGAGTGATGGGCGGGTGCTGGGCCAGCATGACGGCATCGAGCACTTCACCATCGGCCAGCGCAAAGGACTGGGGGTGGCCTGGAGCGAACCGCTGCATGTGGTGCGCCTCGATGCCGCCATGAACCGGGTGGTGGTGGCGCCGCGGGCTGAGGCCGGCCGGGGTGGCTGTGTGGTCGGGGCGATCAACTGGGTGTCAATCGATCCGCCCCAGGCGCCGCTGGATCTGGAGGTGCAGGTGCGCTACCGCAGTGCTCCGGTGGCGGCCCGGCTCACTCCCCTGGCTGCCATCGCCGCCGACACGGCCGCCGGCCGGCCCAGCCGTGCCCGCCTGGAGTTCGCCGAGGAGCAGTTTTCGATCACCCCCGGACAGGCGGCGGTGTTCTACGCCGGAGAGGTGCTGCTGGGCGGCGGCTTGATTGCCGCAGAAGATCACCAATAG
- a CDS encoding 2Fe-2S iron-sulfur cluster-binding protein encodes MPEAPPNSEPVVAIQWPDGSTTSAPVGSDWLQAAAAAGVVIPTGCLGGSCGACEIDVNGEVLRACIATVHACGNGVLQVELAVDPYW; translated from the coding sequence ATGCCTGAGGCCCCGCCGAATTCAGAGCCCGTGGTAGCGATTCAGTGGCCAGATGGCAGCACTACCAGCGCACCGGTGGGCAGTGATTGGCTGCAGGCAGCCGCCGCGGCCGGGGTGGTGATTCCTACCGGCTGTCTGGGTGGTAGCTGCGGGGCCTGCGAAATCGATGTCAACGGCGAGGTGCTGAGGGCCTGCATCGCCACCGTTCACGCCTGCGGCAACGGCGTCCTGCAGGTGGAGCTGGCAGTCGATCCCTATTGGTGA